In Campylobacter vulpis, a genomic segment contains:
- a CDS encoding JlpA family lipoprotein adhesin: MKKNLALLGVLALFLAACSSNDLSDEIVKKYEKSLNDSAQKTIQEQMNAFPNLKVDFKNFTCKADGAFIECQSSNFSLSNKESKLFDIQNIKFRSNEIYTENNTSGLISYKDYYTHLFAKHEKLEANLVFESLKLSDESIKAIENASKQLINDEKISKLIQDLSKDTYNFTYTLLTTKNDKKLNYTFSYKLDNNKENVISTNLEGNFKEEIFTLLDHLNVKFDTNQLAFNLANSSKEFEEGFNNNFEEFLKQSTFKEFKFNFNLQTNNAFSPYINMAKASLEALQNQSANEEQNLLYSQVLELINDISKDPLYKLNLVLGFKDMPVSDFINLKEESVANITINGKDFSTILKTINQLSQIGEIYP; this comes from the coding sequence ATGAAAAAGAATTTAGCTCTACTTGGTGTTTTAGCACTTTTTTTGGCTGCTTGCTCATCAAATGATCTTAGCGATGAAATTGTTAAAAAATATGAAAAATCGCTTAATGACTCCGCACAAAAAACTATACAAGAGCAAATGAATGCCTTTCCAAATCTTAAGGTCGATTTTAAAAATTTCACTTGTAAAGCTGATGGGGCTTTTATAGAGTGTCAAAGCTCTAATTTTTCGTTAAGCAATAAAGAATCAAAACTTTTCGATATTCAAAACATTAAATTTCGCTCAAATGAAATTTACACAGAAAATAATACTTCCGGTTTAATTTCTTATAAAGATTATTACACACATCTTTTCGCTAAGCACGAGAAATTAGAAGCAAATTTGGTATTTGAAAGTCTAAAACTAAGTGATGAGAGCATTAAAGCGATAGAAAATGCAAGCAAACAGCTCATAAATGATGAAAAAATCTCCAAATTAATTCAAGACTTAAGTAAAGATACCTACAATTTTACATATACATTGCTAACAACCAAAAATGATAAAAAGCTAAATTATACTTTTTCTTATAAGCTTGATAACAATAAAGAAAATGTCATTTCTACAAATTTAGAAGGTAATTTTAAAGAAGAAATTTTTACTCTATTAGATCATTTAAATGTGAAATTTGACACCAATCAATTAGCCTTTAACTTAGCAAATTCCTCTAAAGAATTTGAAGAAGGTTTTAATAATAACTTTGAAGAATTTTTAAAACAAAGCACATTTAAAGAATTTAAATTTAATTTCAATCTTCAAACAAATAATGCCTTTAGCCCTTACATCAATATGGCAAAAGCTTCCCTAGAAGCATTACAAAATCAAAGTGCAAATGAAGAGCAAAATTTGCTTTATTCCCAAGTACTTGAGCTTATCAATGACATTAGCAAAGACCCACTTTATAAGCTAAATCTTGTGCTTGGCTTTAAAGATATGCCTGTGAGTGATTTTATCAACTTAAAAGAAGAAAGTGTTGCAAACATTACCATTAATGGCAAAGATTTTAGCACCATACTTAAAACCATTAATCAGCTTTCGCAAATAGGAGAGATTTATCCTTGA